A single region of the Stenotrophomonas sp. Marseille-Q4652 genome encodes:
- a CDS encoding TetR/AcrR family transcriptional regulator — translation MRLSMEAVAARAGCSKQTLYSRYGCKQDLLRRVLQQYVVATTAQLALEDDDDVRQTLEAFAVTYLESRSLPQAMQTHQLLLAEARSFPEEAEALYRNSAVALHSHLAEWMATASRRGNLRHDDPHFMAELLISMIVGLDFDRRLFNAPYRDGAEARRHWAGFAVDAFLRAMAPEAEQNIFPHTNKNKLRSYS, via the coding sequence ATGCGCCTGAGCATGGAAGCGGTGGCCGCGCGCGCCGGCTGCTCCAAGCAGACCCTCTACAGCCGCTACGGCTGCAAGCAGGACCTGCTGCGCCGGGTGCTGCAGCAGTACGTGGTCGCCACGACTGCGCAGCTGGCGCTGGAGGACGACGACGATGTCCGCCAGACCCTGGAGGCCTTCGCCGTCACCTATCTGGAAAGCCGATCGCTGCCGCAGGCCATGCAGACCCACCAGCTGCTGCTGGCTGAGGCCCGCTCCTTCCCCGAGGAGGCCGAGGCGCTGTACCGCAACAGCGCGGTGGCACTGCATTCGCACCTGGCTGAATGGATGGCAACAGCCAGCCGGCGCGGTAATCTGCGCCATGACGACCCGCACTTCATGGCGGAGCTGCTTATCAGCATGATCGTCGGTCTGGATTTCGATCGACGTCTTTTCAATGCCCCCTACCGGGACGGCGCCGAAGCACGGCGCCACTGGGCCGGATTCGCGGTGGACGCATTCCTGCGTGCCATGGCTCCGGAGGCGGAGCAGAACATCTTCCCGCATACCAATAAAAACAAGCTCCGGAGTTATTCCTGA
- a CDS encoding multidrug efflux RND transporter permease subunit has protein sequence MPKFFIEHPIFAWVVAILISLSGVIAILNLGVESYPSIAPPQVTVNATYPGASADTTEKSVTQVIEQQLTGIDHLLYFSSSSSANGLSSITLTFETGTDPDIAQVQVQNKVSLATPRLPSEVTQQGVVVAKANAGFLMVVALRSENGSVSRDALNDIVGSRVLDQISRIPGVGSTQQFGSEYAMNIWLNPERMQGYGLSASQVLAAVRGQNVQFAAGSLGSDPAPEGQLFTATVSAEGRFSTPEEFENIILRSNADGSRVLLKDVARVAFGANNYGFDTQYNGRPTGAFAIQLLPGANALNVAEAVRAKMDELQPSFPAGVTWFSPYDSTTFVKISIQEVVKTLFEAMVLVFLVMLIFLQNIRATLIPTLVIPVALLGTFLGMWMIGFTINQLTLFAMVLAIGIVVDDAIVVIENVERIMSEEGLAPKPATQKAMGQITGAVVAITVVLAAVFIPSALQGGAAGEIYKQFALTIAISMAFSAFLALGFTPALCATFLKPTHTGSQNVVYRTFNKYYDRISHTYVGHIGSAIRHAPRWMVMFVVLAALCAFLFTRMPGSFLPEEDQGYALAIVQLPPGSTISQTNAAFAQMRGILEKDDAFEGMMQVAGFSFVGSGENVGMGYIRLKPWEERKVSAPEFIQKMNGAFYGIKEAQIFVVNLPTVQGLGQFGGFDMWLQDRAGAGYAELTQARNILLGKAAQDTERLAGVRPNGLEDSPQLSLHVDRVQAQAMGMSVSDVYSTIQLMLAPVYVNDFFYQGRIKRVTMQADAPYRTGEASLRSFYSPSSIASNSDGTNVMIPLTSVVKSDWITAPPSLNRYNGYSAVNIVGSQAPGKSSGEAMQAMEEIVTNDLPAGFGYDWSGMSYQEILAGNAATLLLVLSIVVVFLCLAALYESWSIPVAVLLVVPLGLLGALSLSLLRGLPNDLYFKIGLITVIGLAAKNAILIVEFAVEQRALGKTLRDATIEAARLRFRPILMTSFAFIMGVVPMAISTGAGANARHAIGTGVIGGMLFATFLGLLMIPVFFVVVRRMLGDKIDEPSREYLERHEMRPGHNQDR, from the coding sequence ATGCCTAAATTCTTCATCGAACATCCCATCTTCGCGTGGGTGGTGGCGATCCTGATCTCGCTCTCCGGCGTGATCGCGATCCTCAACCTCGGCGTGGAGTCCTACCCCTCCATCGCCCCGCCGCAGGTGACGGTCAACGCCACCTACCCGGGCGCCAGCGCCGATACCACCGAGAAGTCGGTCACCCAGGTGATCGAGCAGCAGCTCACCGGTATCGACCACCTGCTGTATTTCAGCTCGTCGTCCTCGGCCAACGGCCTCTCCAGCATCACCCTGACCTTCGAGACCGGTACCGATCCGGACATCGCCCAGGTGCAGGTGCAGAACAAGGTGTCGCTGGCCACGCCGCGCCTGCCCTCCGAAGTGACCCAGCAGGGCGTGGTGGTGGCCAAGGCCAACGCCGGCTTCCTGATGGTGGTCGCGCTGCGCTCGGAAAATGGTTCGGTCAGCCGGGACGCGCTCAACGACATCGTCGGGTCGCGCGTGCTCGACCAGATCTCGCGCATCCCCGGCGTCGGCAGCACCCAGCAGTTCGGTTCCGAGTACGCCATGAACATCTGGCTCAACCCGGAGCGGATGCAGGGTTACGGCCTGTCCGCCAGCCAGGTGCTGGCCGCGGTGCGCGGCCAGAACGTGCAGTTCGCCGCCGGTTCACTGGGTTCGGACCCGGCCCCGGAAGGCCAGCTGTTCACCGCCACGGTCTCGGCCGAGGGTCGCTTCAGCACCCCGGAAGAGTTCGAGAACATCATCCTGCGCTCCAACGCCGATGGCTCGCGCGTGCTGCTCAAGGACGTGGCGCGCGTGGCGTTCGGTGCCAACAACTACGGTTTCGACACCCAGTACAACGGCCGCCCGACCGGCGCCTTCGCCATCCAGCTGCTGCCGGGCGCCAATGCCCTGAACGTGGCCGAGGCGGTGCGCGCCAAGATGGACGAGCTGCAGCCCAGCTTCCCCGCCGGCGTGACCTGGTTCTCGCCGTATGACAGCACCACCTTCGTCAAGATCTCGATCCAGGAAGTGGTCAAGACGCTGTTCGAGGCCATGGTCCTGGTCTTCCTGGTGATGCTGATCTTCCTGCAGAACATCCGCGCCACCCTGATCCCGACCCTGGTCATCCCGGTAGCCCTGCTCGGTACCTTCCTGGGCATGTGGATGATCGGCTTCACGATCAACCAGCTGACCCTGTTCGCGATGGTGCTGGCAATCGGCATCGTGGTCGATGACGCGATCGTGGTGATCGAGAATGTCGAACGCATCATGAGCGAGGAAGGCTTGGCACCGAAGCCGGCCACGCAGAAGGCCATGGGCCAGATCACCGGCGCGGTGGTGGCCATCACCGTGGTGCTGGCCGCGGTGTTCATTCCCTCGGCCCTGCAGGGCGGCGCGGCCGGCGAGATCTACAAGCAGTTCGCGCTGACCATCGCCATCTCGATGGCGTTCTCCGCGTTCCTGGCGCTGGGCTTCACCCCGGCCCTGTGCGCGACCTTCCTCAAGCCGACCCATACCGGGAGCCAGAACGTCGTCTACCGCACGTTCAACAAGTACTACGACCGCATCAGCCACACCTATGTCGGCCACATCGGCTCGGCCATCCGCCATGCCCCGCGCTGGATGGTGATGTTCGTGGTGCTGGCGGCGCTGTGTGCATTCCTGTTCACCCGCATGCCGGGCAGCTTCCTGCCGGAAGAGGACCAGGGTTACGCACTGGCGATCGTGCAGCTGCCGCCGGGCTCGACCATAAGCCAGACCAATGCCGCGTTCGCGCAGATGCGCGGGATCCTGGAAAAGGACGACGCCTTCGAAGGCATGATGCAGGTGGCCGGCTTCAGCTTCGTCGGCTCCGGCGAGAACGTGGGCATGGGCTACATCCGGCTCAAGCCCTGGGAAGAACGCAAGGTCAGCGCGCCCGAGTTCATCCAGAAGATGAATGGTGCCTTCTACGGCATCAAGGAAGCGCAGATCTTCGTGGTCAACCTGCCGACCGTGCAGGGCCTGGGCCAGTTCGGTGGCTTCGACATGTGGCTGCAGGATCGTGCCGGTGCCGGCTACGCCGAGCTCACCCAGGCGCGCAACATCCTGCTGGGCAAGGCCGCGCAGGACACCGAGCGCCTGGCTGGCGTACGCCCGAACGGACTGGAAGACTCGCCGCAGCTGTCGCTGCACGTGGACCGCGTGCAGGCGCAGGCGATGGGGATGTCGGTTTCCGACGTGTACAGCACCATCCAGCTGATGCTGGCCCCGGTGTACGTCAACGACTTCTTCTACCAGGGCCGCATCAAGCGCGTGACCATGCAGGCCGACGCCCCGTACCGCACCGGCGAGGCCTCGCTGCGCAGCTTCTACAGCCCCTCGAGCATTGCCAGCAACAGCGATGGCACCAACGTGATGATCCCGCTGACCTCGGTGGTCAAGTCGGACTGGATCACCGCCCCGCCCTCGCTCAACCGCTACAACGGCTACTCGGCGGTCAACATCGTCGGCTCGCAGGCGCCGGGCAAGAGCTCGGGCGAAGCGATGCAGGCGATGGAGGAGATCGTGACCAACGACCTGCCGGCCGGCTTCGGCTACGACTGGTCGGGCATGTCCTACCAGGAAATCCTGGCCGGCAACGCCGCCACGCTGCTGCTGGTGCTGTCCATCGTGGTCGTGTTCCTGTGCTTGGCCGCGCTGTATGAAAGCTGGTCGATCCCGGTCGCCGTGCTGCTGGTGGTGCCGCTGGGCCTGCTTGGCGCGCTCAGCCTGTCGCTGCTGCGCGGCCTGCCCAACGACCTGTACTTCAAGATCGGCCTGATCACCGTAATCGGCCTGGCGGCCAAGAACGCGATCCTGATCGTGGAGTTCGCGGTGGAGCAGCGTGCACTGGGCAAGACCCTGCGCGATGCCACCATCGAGGCGGCCCGCCTGCGTTTCCGCCCGATCCTGATGACCTCGTTCGCGTTCATCATGGGGGTGGTGCCGATGGCGATCTCCACCGGTGCAGGTGCCAACGCCCGCCACGCGATCGGTACCGGCGTGATCGGCGGCATGCTGTTCGCCACGTTCCTGGGCCTGCTGATGATCCCGGTGTTCTTCGTGGTCGTGCGGCGCATGCTCGGCGACAAGATCGACGAGCCTTCGCGCGAGTACCTGGAACGCCACGAGATGCGTCCGGGCCACAACCAGGATCGCTGA
- a CDS encoding NAD-glutamate dehydrogenase domain-containing protein has product MKPQNSVAKSAKSKSKTAGQHSVSPVGFTLEPVFTALRKRYPAAAQAQAVAFAGDFYKRMEADEFPLHPVEVWAAIAADMLEFARTRKPGQANVRVFNPTAKANGWESQYTVLQIVNDDMPFLVDTVTMALAERGIGVHVLGHPVLQVQRDKAGKLTSVGDGQAESMMLLEIDRQTADAMPRIEADIRQVLGDVRSIVKDWVPMREKMVALAEELGSRKLPMDDGARKESQEFLRWAAENHFTFFGYREYRVEKQGKEEVLAPIDATGLGLMRGKDKSAARPVKTLAAQGLNATTGLKDALILTKTNARSRIHRAGYMDYIGVLEFDAKGKIIGEQRFLGLFTSSAYNRRPWEIPLVRQRHEYVMNQSGLAPSSHSGKALRHILETLPREELFQSSEDELYRTAMGVLGLQERVRSRLFLRRDKFSRFISALVYLPRERFNTDVRLRIEAMLKEALQGEYIDSSVVLGDSPLAQVHLIVRSKAGQVLEFDAADLEQRLAHVLRNWNDDLREALVARHGEAEGLSIATRIGRALPAGYIEDSTTEVAANDVSQLAALAGPQDLRLSLQSVPRDNGNGLRLKLYRQLKDIPLSDALPMMENMGLRVMAERPYQLHVDNAPVYIQDFEVESIAGDIDAAAVDSAFGEAFKRVWHGDAENDGFNRLVLAAALDWRQVSMLRGYCKYLLQTGVPFSQAYVEGTFTRYPLLARLLVELFEARFDPTTGSESKAEVAAGQARLTEQFKVLAAGDEATLKVLQPVIDARKGNRAAQMEATREALLKLLDRVSSLDEDRILRSFISVIEATLRTSYYQKKDGQYGHCISFKFDPALVPDLPKPRPYREIFVYGPRVEGVHLRFGAVARGGLRWSDRREDFRTEVLGLVKAQMVKNTVIVPVGAKGGFFAKRLPDPSVDRDAWFAEGVACYKLFIQGLLDITDNIVNSKIVPPVDVVRHDLDDPYLVVAADKGTASFSDIANGLAVAHGFWMGDAFASGGSVGYDHKGMGITARGAWESVKRHFRALGRDSQSQDFTAVGVGDMSGDVFGNGMLLSRHIRLVAAFDHRHIFLDPNPDAASSFLERERMFALPRSSWADYDTKLISKGGGVYARSLKSIEITPQVREVLGLDDSVKALSPTDLMNAILKAPVDLLWNGGIGTYVKASSEQHSDVGDRANNALRVNGCELRCKVVGEGGNLGMTQLGRIEAAQNGVLLNTDFIDNSAGVDTSDHEVNIKILLDDVVRNKQLTVAARNKLLASMTDEVAALVLNDNYRQNQAISLMERMSVKRLGSKQHFIRTLEQQGLLDRQIEFLPSDAELSQRKARGQGLTRPELAVVLSYSKLVAFNQLLDSDIPEDPYLSKELQRYFPAPLQKKYADAMERHRLKREIIATAVTNQTINRMGATFLMRMQEDTGRSVAEVAKAYTISRETLDARALWAQIDALDGKLPESVQIDALEVIWKLQRSFVRWLLSRPGTMPGITAAVDRYQAAFNDIRVASGVLPDSQRPAYEASVAEWKQKGLPAALAQQLSELQFLEPAFDIIELARTRKLKPVDVSKVHFRLGEALQLPWLFEQIDALEVNGRWHAVARGVLRDELAAHQRTLTGQVLSTKGANAEAKVAAWIGRDDSSLRFTLSMLAELAEQKTLDYPTVSVAVQRLGQLAAHGA; this is encoded by the coding sequence ATGAAACCGCAAAACAGCGTTGCCAAGTCTGCAAAGTCCAAATCCAAAACGGCCGGTCAGCACAGTGTTTCGCCCGTCGGCTTCACCCTCGAACCGGTGTTCACGGCTTTGCGGAAGCGCTATCCGGCGGCTGCGCAGGCACAGGCAGTAGCGTTTGCCGGTGACTTCTACAAGCGCATGGAGGCGGACGAGTTCCCGCTGCATCCGGTGGAAGTCTGGGCGGCCATCGCCGCCGACATGCTCGAGTTCGCCCGCACCCGCAAGCCGGGCCAGGCCAACGTGCGCGTGTTCAACCCGACGGCAAAGGCCAACGGCTGGGAATCCCAGTACACCGTGCTGCAGATCGTCAACGACGACATGCCGTTCCTGGTCGACACCGTGACCATGGCGCTGGCCGAGCGTGGCATCGGCGTGCACGTGCTGGGCCACCCGGTCCTGCAGGTGCAGCGCGACAAGGCCGGCAAGCTGACATCCGTCGGCGACGGCCAGGCCGAATCGATGATGCTGCTGGAAATCGACCGCCAGACGGCAGACGCCATGCCGCGCATCGAGGCCGACATCCGCCAGGTACTGGGCGACGTACGCAGCATCGTCAAGGACTGGGTCCCGATGCGCGAGAAGATGGTCGCGCTGGCCGAGGAACTGGGCAGCCGCAAGCTGCCGATGGACGACGGCGCACGCAAGGAGTCGCAGGAGTTCCTGCGCTGGGCCGCCGAAAACCACTTCACCTTCTTCGGCTACCGCGAATACCGCGTGGAGAAGCAGGGCAAGGAAGAAGTGCTGGCACCCATTGATGCCACCGGCCTGGGCCTGATGCGCGGCAAGGACAAGTCCGCCGCCCGCCCGGTCAAGACCCTGGCCGCGCAGGGCCTGAACGCCACCACCGGGCTGAAGGACGCGCTGATCCTGACCAAGACCAACGCCCGCTCGCGCATCCACCGCGCCGGCTACATGGATTACATCGGCGTCCTCGAGTTCGACGCCAAGGGCAAGATCATCGGCGAGCAGCGTTTCCTGGGCCTGTTCACCTCCAGCGCGTACAACCGCCGGCCGTGGGAGATCCCGCTGGTGCGCCAGCGCCACGAATACGTGATGAATCAGTCCGGCCTGGCGCCGAGCAGCCACAGCGGCAAGGCGCTGCGCCACATCCTGGAAACCCTGCCGCGCGAGGAGCTGTTCCAGTCCAGTGAAGACGAGCTCTATCGCACCGCGATGGGCGTGCTGGGCCTGCAGGAGCGCGTGCGCAGCCGCCTGTTCCTGCGCCGCGACAAGTTCAGCCGCTTCATTTCGGCGCTGGTCTACCTGCCGCGCGAGCGCTTCAACACCGACGTGCGCCTGCGCATCGAGGCCATGCTGAAGGAAGCGCTGCAGGGCGAGTACATCGATTCCAGCGTGGTGCTGGGTGATTCGCCGCTGGCGCAGGTGCACCTGATCGTGCGTTCGAAGGCCGGCCAGGTGCTCGAGTTCGACGCCGCCGACCTGGAACAGCGCCTGGCCCACGTGCTGCGCAACTGGAACGATGACCTGCGCGAAGCGCTGGTCGCGCGCCACGGCGAAGCCGAAGGCCTGAGCATCGCCACCCGCATCGGTCGCGCCCTGCCGGCCGGCTACATCGAGGACTCCACCACCGAGGTGGCGGCCAACGACGTCAGCCAGCTGGCTGCGCTTGCCGGCCCGCAAGACCTGCGCCTGAGCCTGCAGTCGGTGCCGCGTGACAACGGCAATGGCCTGCGCCTGAAGCTGTACCGCCAGCTCAAGGACATCCCGCTGTCCGATGCGCTGCCGATGATGGAGAACATGGGCCTGCGCGTGATGGCGGAGCGCCCGTACCAGCTGCACGTCGACAACGCCCCGGTCTACATCCAGGACTTCGAGGTCGAATCGATCGCCGGCGACATCGACGCCGCCGCGGTCGACAGCGCCTTCGGCGAGGCTTTCAAGCGCGTGTGGCACGGCGATGCCGAGAACGATGGCTTCAACCGCCTGGTGCTGGCCGCCGCGCTGGACTGGCGCCAGGTCTCGATGCTGCGTGGCTACTGCAAGTACCTGCTGCAGACCGGCGTGCCGTTCTCGCAGGCCTACGTCGAAGGCACCTTCACCCGCTATCCGCTACTGGCCCGCCTGCTGGTGGAACTGTTCGAGGCCCGCTTCGATCCGACCACCGGCAGCGAGAGCAAGGCCGAGGTCGCTGCCGGCCAGGCCCGCCTGACCGAACAGTTCAAGGTGCTCGCCGCTGGCGACGAAGCCACCCTGAAGGTGCTGCAGCCGGTCATCGACGCGCGCAAGGGCAACCGCGCCGCGCAGATGGAGGCCACCCGCGAGGCCCTGCTCAAGCTGCTGGACCGCGTGTCCAGCCTGGACGAGGACCGCATCCTGCGCAGCTTCATCAGCGTCATCGAAGCGACCCTGCGCACCAGCTACTACCAGAAGAAGGATGGCCAGTACGGCCATTGCATCAGCTTCAAGTTCGACCCCGCGCTGGTCCCGGACCTGCCCAAGCCGCGTCCGTACCGCGAGATCTTCGTCTACGGCCCGCGCGTGGAGGGCGTACACCTGCGCTTCGGCGCAGTGGCCCGTGGCGGCCTGCGCTGGTCCGATCGCCGCGAGGATTTCCGTACCGAGGTGCTGGGCCTGGTCAAGGCGCAGATGGTGAAGAACACCGTCATCGTGCCGGTCGGTGCCAAGGGCGGCTTCTTCGCCAAGCGCCTGCCGGATCCGTCGGTGGACCGCGATGCATGGTTCGCCGAGGGCGTGGCCTGCTACAAGCTGTTCATCCAGGGCCTGCTGGACATTACCGACAACATCGTCAACAGCAAGATCGTGCCGCCGGTGGATGTCGTGCGTCATGACCTGGACGATCCGTACCTGGTGGTGGCCGCCGACAAGGGCACGGCCAGCTTCTCCGACATCGCCAACGGCCTGGCCGTGGCCCACGGCTTCTGGATGGGCGACGCGTTCGCGTCCGGTGGCTCGGTCGGTTACGACCACAAGGGCATGGGCATCACCGCCCGTGGTGCGTGGGAGTCGGTCAAGCGCCACTTCCGTGCGCTGGGCCGCGACAGCCAGAGCCAGGATTTCACCGCGGTGGGCGTGGGTGACATGTCCGGCGACGTGTTCGGCAACGGCATGCTGCTGAGCCGCCACATCCGCCTGGTCGCCGCGTTCGACCACCGCCACATCTTCCTGGACCCGAACCCGGATGCGGCCAGCTCGTTCCTGGAGCGCGAGCGCATGTTCGCGCTGCCGCGCTCGAGCTGGGCCGACTACGACACCAAGCTGATCAGCAAGGGCGGCGGCGTGTATGCGCGTTCGCTGAAGTCGATCGAGATCACCCCCCAGGTGCGCGAGGTGCTGGGCCTGGACGATAGCGTCAAGGCGCTGTCGCCGACCGACCTGATGAACGCGATCCTCAAGGCCCCGGTGGACCTGCTGTGGAACGGCGGCATCGGCACCTACGTCAAGGCCTCCAGTGAGCAGCACAGCGATGTCGGCGACCGTGCCAACAACGCGCTGCGCGTCAATGGCTGCGAGCTGCGCTGCAAGGTGGTGGGCGAGGGCGGCAACCTGGGCATGACCCAGCTTGGCCGTATCGAGGCCGCGCAGAACGGCGTGCTGCTCAACACCGACTTCATCGACAACTCCGCCGGCGTGGACACCTCCGACCACGAGGTGAACATCAAGATCCTGCTCGACGACGTGGTGCGCAACAAGCAGCTCACCGTGGCCGCGCGCAACAAGCTGCTGGCCTCGATGACCGACGAGGTCGCCGCGCTGGTGCTCAACGACAACTACCGCCAGAACCAGGCCATCAGCCTGATGGAGCGGATGAGCGTCAAGCGCCTGGGCTCCAAGCAGCACTTCATCCGCACGCTGGAACAGCAGGGGCTTCTGGACCGCCAGATCGAGTTCCTGCCGTCCGACGCCGAGCTGTCGCAGCGCAAGGCACGCGGCCAGGGCCTGACCCGTCCGGAGCTGGCCGTGGTGCTGTCCTACTCCAAGCTGGTCGCGTTCAACCAGCTGCTGGATTCGGACATCCCCGAGGATCCGTACCTGTCCAAGGAGCTGCAGCGCTACTTCCCGGCGCCGCTGCAGAAGAAGTACGCCGATGCGATGGAGCGCCACCGCCTGAAGCGCGAGATCATCGCCACCGCGGTGACCAACCAGACCATCAACCGCATGGGCGCCACCTTCCTGATGCGCATGCAGGAAGACACCGGCCGCAGCGTGGCCGAGGTCGCCAAGGCCTACACCATCAGCCGCGAGACGCTGGATGCCCGTGCGCTGTGGGCGCAGATCGATGCACTGGACGGCAAGCTGCCGGAGTCGGTGCAGATCGATGCACTGGAAGTGATCTGGAAGCTGCAGCGCTCGTTCGTGCGCTGGCTGCTGTCGCGCCCGGGCACCATGCCGGGCATCACCGCGGCGGTGGATCGCTACCAGGCCGCGTTCAACGACATCCGCGTCGCTTCGGGCGTGCTGCCTGACTCGCAGCGTCCGGCTTACGAGGCCTCGGTGGCCGAGTGGAAGCAGAAGGGCCTGCCGGCGGCACTGGCGCAGCAGCTGTCCGAACTGCAGTTCCTGGAGCCGGCGTTCGACATCATCGAACTGGCCCGGACCCGCAAGCTCAAGCCGGTGGACGTGTCCAAGGTCCACTTCCGCCTGGGCGAGGCACTGCAGCTGCCGTGGCTGTTCGAGCAGATCGACGCGCTGGAGGTCAACGGCCGCTGGCACGCGGTGGCCCGTGGCGTGCTGCGTGACGAGCTGGCCGCGCACCAGCGCACGCTCACCGGCCAGGTGCTGTCGACGAAGGGGGCCAACGCCGAAGCCAAGGTGGCGGCCTGGATCGGCCGCGACGACAGCAGCCTGCGCTTCACCCTGTCGATGCTGGCCGAACTGGCCGAGCAGAAGACCCTGGACTACCCGACCGTGTCGGTGGCAGTCCAGCGCCTGGGCCAGCTGGCCGCGCACGGCGCCTGA
- a CDS encoding efflux RND transporter periplasmic adaptor subunit — MIAPLRHIVLACAATAALAACSKPEQQMPPPPEVGVIEAKPQSVPLQRDLVGRLSPFRSADVRARVPGVLLKRVYAEGSEVKEGQLLFQIDPAPLRASLAAAEAQLASAQASYTNARSTATRARGLAPQGYVSKSDLDNAEAAERSSAAAVQQAQAAVTSARISLGYASVTAPISGRAGKQQVTEGALVGQGETTLLTTVDQIDPLYVNFSMSADELQLLRQAQTRGAVALNDTAQANISVELADGSTYGHEGTLDFSDTTVDPTTGAVSLRARLPNPERILLPGSFVTFKATLGERKDAYLVPQQALLRDTNGGYVYVVGKDGNVARKNVTVDGQQGTSWQVTGGLEPGDQVVVSGVQKVKEGAPARAVAWQPQATPGNEGAAAPQAGDAPAAQQEQPAEDAAAQPQQ, encoded by the coding sequence ATGATCGCGCCACTCCGCCACATCGTCCTCGCCTGTGCTGCTACCGCTGCACTGGCCGCCTGCAGCAAACCCGAACAGCAGATGCCGCCGCCGCCGGAAGTGGGCGTGATAGAGGCCAAGCCGCAGTCGGTACCGCTGCAGCGCGACCTGGTCGGCCGCCTCTCGCCGTTCCGCTCGGCCGACGTCCGTGCCCGCGTGCCGGGCGTGCTGCTCAAGCGCGTCTACGCCGAAGGCAGCGAGGTCAAGGAAGGCCAGCTGCTGTTCCAGATCGACCCGGCGCCGCTGCGTGCCTCGCTGGCGGCCGCCGAGGCCCAGCTGGCTTCGGCCCAGGCCAGCTACACCAATGCCAGGTCGACCGCGACCCGCGCCCGCGGGCTGGCACCGCAGGGCTACGTGTCCAAGTCCGACCTGGACAACGCCGAAGCCGCCGAGCGCAGCAGCGCCGCGGCCGTGCAGCAGGCCCAGGCCGCCGTCACCAGCGCCCGCATCAGCCTGGGTTACGCCAGCGTCACCGCACCGATCAGCGGCCGCGCCGGCAAGCAGCAGGTGACCGAAGGCGCGCTGGTCGGCCAGGGTGAAACCACCCTGCTGACCACCGTGGACCAGATCGACCCGCTGTACGTGAACTTCTCGATGAGCGCCGACGAACTGCAGTTGCTGCGCCAGGCACAGACCCGCGGCGCAGTCGCCCTGAACGACACGGCGCAGGCCAACATCAGCGTGGAATTGGCCGACGGCAGCACCTACGGCCACGAGGGCACGCTGGACTTCTCCGACACCACGGTCGACCCGACCACCGGTGCGGTCTCGCTGCGCGCCCGCCTGCCCAACCCCGAGCGCATCCTGCTGCCGGGCTCGTTCGTGACCTTCAAGGCCACCCTGGGCGAGCGCAAGGATGCCTACCTGGTGCCGCAGCAGGCGCTGCTGCGCGATACCAACGGCGGCTACGTCTACGTGGTCGGCAAGGACGGCAACGTGGCGCGCAAGAATGTCACCGTCGATGGCCAGCAGGGCACCAGCTGGCAGGTGACCGGTGGCCTGGAGCCGGGCGACCAGGTGGTCGTCAGCGGCGTGCAGAAGGTCAAGGAAGGCGCCCCTGCCAGGGCCGTGGCCTGGCAGCCGCAGGCCACCCCGGGCAATGAAGGCGCAGCTGCTCCGCAGGCCGGCGACGCACCGGCCGCCCAGCAGGAACAGCCCGCCGAGGACGCCGCGGCACAGCCGCAGCAGTAA
- a CDS encoding SDR family oxidoreductase, with amino-acid sequence MKHKPLGEQVIVITGASSGMGLCTAVLAAERGARVVMLARSIEVLEQVVLAIEGEGGSATAMEVDVADRQQVEAAVAAILARHGRIDTWVNNAGVAIYGRLDEVDEQDSRRLFDVNFWGVVNASLAVLPALRASRGVLVNLGSEVSEAVLALQGMYAASKHAVKGFTDALRVEQELVEDAGVSVVLVQPGATNTPYPQHARNYLDHEPKLPTPLIDPQRVAETILKAAEQGGRDIKVGAMAHMDVTMSRLLPRLADRMAAMQAGRQEHGVAPLRPEGTLFRPGNSGRIHGVDDEGRILRSGA; translated from the coding sequence ATGAAGCACAAACCCCTTGGCGAGCAGGTCATCGTCATCACTGGCGCAAGCAGCGGCATGGGCCTGTGCACCGCGGTGCTGGCGGCCGAGCGCGGCGCGCGGGTGGTGATGCTTGCGCGCAGCATCGAGGTGCTGGAGCAGGTGGTGCTTGCCATCGAAGGCGAGGGCGGCTCGGCCACCGCGATGGAGGTGGATGTCGCCGACCGGCAGCAGGTGGAGGCAGCGGTTGCTGCCATCCTCGCCCGCCATGGCCGCATCGACACCTGGGTCAACAATGCCGGCGTGGCGATCTATGGCCGTCTGGACGAGGTTGACGAGCAGGACAGCCGGCGCCTGTTCGACGTCAATTTCTGGGGCGTGGTCAACGCCTCGCTGGCCGTACTGCCTGCGCTGCGCGCATCGCGCGGCGTGCTGGTCAACCTGGGCAGCGAGGTGTCCGAGGCGGTGCTGGCGCTGCAGGGCATGTATGCCGCCTCCAAGCACGCGGTGAAGGGCTTCACTGATGCATTGCGGGTGGAGCAGGAACTGGTGGAGGACGCTGGCGTTTCGGTCGTGCTGGTACAGCCAGGGGCGACCAATACCCCGTACCCGCAGCATGCCCGCAATTACCTTGACCACGAGCCCAAGCTGCCGACCCCGCTGATCGACCCGCAGCGCGTGGCCGAGACCATCCTCAAGGCGGCAGAGCAGGGTGGTCGCGACATCAAGGTCGGCGCCATGGCGCACATGGATGTGACCATGAGCCGGCTGCTGCCACGCCTGGCCGACCGCATGGCGGCCATGCAGGCCGGCCGGCAGGAACATGGGGTGGCGCCGTTGCGCCCGGAAGGCACGCTGTTCCGGCCCGGCAACAGCGGTCGGATCCATGGCGTGGATGACGAAGGCAGGATCCTGCGGAGCGGGGCGTGA